Proteins from a single region of Nitrososphaerota archaeon:
- a CDS encoding polyprenyl synthetase family protein, which yields MAGKVPNLQDEMKRVKSEVDRVILDQVLPKTSPVREVRLLYTMMRDYPSRPAKGMRPFLCVTACKAAGGEEEDAMITAACIELFQNWILVHDDIEDGSELRRGEPALHKKYPESLALNAGDALHARTWEALLRNRSRIGLERTFRVMEEFSRMVDATTEGQHMELGWVASKRWDLKEEDYYEMCTRKTSWYTVASPCRLGAIVAGAGEKVLSDLEDFGTKLGVAFQIQDDSLNLVGDEKKYGKVKSDDILEGKRTLILLHLLSAATQGERDRVVSIMNKSREKKTRQDVAFVLGLVDRYDAVGYARKRAAELLKDSLSTLEGIPWKGDRKAVGLLRSFAKFAVEREW from the coding sequence GTGGCCGGGAAAGTGCCGAACCTCCAAGACGAAATGAAACGTGTGAAGTCAGAGGTGGACAGGGTCATACTCGACCAGGTGCTACCAAAGACCAGCCCGGTCAGGGAGGTCCGCCTCCTCTACACGATGATGAGGGACTACCCGTCTCGACCCGCGAAGGGGATGAGGCCCTTCCTCTGCGTGACGGCCTGCAAGGCCGCAGGAGGGGAAGAAGAGGACGCGATGATCACAGCCGCATGCATAGAGCTCTTTCAGAACTGGATACTTGTGCACGACGACATCGAAGACGGGTCGGAGCTGAGGCGGGGCGAGCCTGCTCTTCACAAGAAGTATCCGGAGTCCCTCGCCCTTAACGCCGGAGACGCCCTCCACGCAAGGACCTGGGAAGCGCTCCTCAGGAACCGCTCGAGGATCGGCCTCGAGCGGACGTTCAGGGTGATGGAGGAGTTCTCGCGGATGGTGGACGCGACAACCGAGGGGCAGCATATGGAACTCGGGTGGGTCGCCTCAAAGAGGTGGGACCTGAAGGAGGAGGACTATTACGAGATGTGCACCAGGAAGACTTCATGGTACACTGTAGCGAGCCCGTGCAGGCTGGGGGCCATAGTGGCGGGTGCGGGTGAAAAGGTCCTCTCCGACCTGGAGGACTTCGGGACGAAGCTGGGCGTCGCCTTCCAGATTCAGGACGACTCGCTGAACCTAGTGGGAGACGAGAAAAAATACGGCAAGGTGAAGTCTGACGACATCCTGGAAGGGAAGAGGACCCTCATCCTCCTCCACCTTCTCTCCGCAGCGACCCAGGGAGAGAGGGACAGAGTCGTCTCCATTATGAACAAGAGCAGGGAAAAGAAGACCAGGCAGGACGTGGCTTTCGTGCTCGGCCTCGTCGACAGGTACGACGCAGTCGGCTACGCGCGCAAGCGGGCTGCGGAGCTGTTGAAAGACTCGCTATCTACCCTGGAGGGTATCCCGTGGAAAGGTGACAGGAAAGCCGTGGGGCTCCTCCGCTCCTTCGCAAAGTTCGCAGTAGAGAGGGAATGGTAG
- a CDS encoding 50S ribosomal protein L18e, whose product MTADNPVTRRTAVLLERAGKKQKARIWSEASALLSYPSSTRVEVNLGRISRLADDGEPVFVPGKVLGTGVMEKKVVVGAFSYSTSAKAKIEAIGGSALTLEEFLKKYPKGSGVKLVR is encoded by the coding sequence TTGACCGCCGACAACCCGGTGACCAGGAGGACCGCGGTGCTGCTGGAGAGAGCCGGCAAGAAGCAGAAGGCGCGCATCTGGAGCGAGGCGTCAGCCCTGTTGTCTTACCCGTCGAGCACAAGGGTCGAGGTTAACCTGGGGCGGATATCCCGGTTGGCGGACGACGGGGAGCCGGTCTTTGTACCGGGCAAGGTCCTCGGGACAGGCGTCATGGAGAAGAAGGTGGTGGTGGGAGCGTTCTCCTATTCGACATCGGCGAAGGCGAAAATCGAGGCCATCGGAGGGTCTGCCCTCACGCTCGAGGAGTTCCTCAAGAAGTACCCGAAGGGGAGCGGTGTAAAGCTTGTCAGGTGA
- a CDS encoding 30S ribosomal protein S2, producing MSEFDDDDAGSADKLVAPGLSEKALLATGIRIGTPVRTKTMEAFTARPRPDGLHIIDYAKTIERIDVAGKFIAATGAKNTVVYTSREHGAVAVQKFCELTGAMSRIGRFMPGTFTNPLYPGHLDAELVVVADPMSDMQAMVEAAKLGVPVIAVCDTDNVTDDIDLVIPGNNRGRKAIAAIFWLLARSTLVRSGLLAEDQAMKYGIEEFETKVEEEPKPDIPEERISERRE from the coding sequence ATGTCAGAATTCGACGACGATGACGCGGGGTCGGCCGACAAACTCGTGGCTCCCGGGCTTTCCGAGAAGGCGCTCCTGGCCACCGGGATCAGGATAGGGACCCCGGTCAGGACGAAGACCATGGAGGCGTTCACGGCGCGGCCAAGACCTGACGGGCTGCACATCATCGACTACGCGAAGACCATCGAGAGGATCGACGTGGCAGGGAAGTTCATAGCCGCGACGGGGGCGAAGAACACGGTTGTCTACACCAGTAGGGAGCATGGGGCGGTGGCGGTGCAGAAGTTCTGCGAGCTCACCGGGGCGATGTCCAGGATAGGGAGGTTCATGCCCGGGACCTTCACCAACCCGCTGTACCCGGGGCATCTGGACGCGGAACTGGTGGTGGTGGCGGACCCGATGTCGGACATGCAGGCGATGGTTGAGGCAGCCAAGCTGGGGGTCCCGGTCATAGCCGTTTGCGACACTGACAACGTCACCGACGACATAGACCTTGTCATCCCGGGGAACAACCGCGGGCGCAAGGCCATAGCGGCGATATTCTGGCTTCTGGCCAGGTCCACCCTGGTACGCTCGGGCCTGCTTGCCGAGGATCAGGCCATGAAGTATGGCATAGAGGAGTTCGAAACCAAGGTGGAGGAGGAGCCGAAGCCTGACATCCCCGAGGAAAGGATATCAGAACGGCGCGAGTAG
- a CDS encoding DNA-directed RNA polymerase subunit N, whose protein sequence is MMIPIRCFTCGNLIGDKFVPFQARVKGGEEPGKVLDELGLKRYCCRRMLISSIDVIDQVLPFYSRKSEL, encoded by the coding sequence ATGATGATACCCATCCGTTGCTTTACCTGCGGCAACCTCATCGGCGACAAGTTCGTCCCGTTTCAGGCCAGAGTGAAGGGCGGAGAAGAGCCGGGCAAGGTCCTCGACGAACTGGGGCTGAAGCGGTACTGCTGCAGGCGGATGCTCATTTCGTCGATAGACGTGATCGACCAGGTCCTTCCATTCTACAGCCGCAAGTCAGAGCTCTGA
- a CDS encoding isopentenyl phosphate kinase family protein produces the protein MAKLGGSVITDKSKPFSYRPDVVSALSEEIASSDQKVVVVHGGGSFGHSVARQHGLSSEVGEAPAVGVAQTRGAMYELNRLVCKTMMEYKLSPYPFSPFDAVSRGGATAVASWLRGLLKEGLTPVTFGDVSLAPSGFKVISGDFIVQELAKILEPERSVFALDVDGVYEGNTRVIIPELTPSKIRRMKVSEGDDTTGGIKAKLDAAAKIAAGGSRVCFVSGYRRNEFSKALKGLDFYGTVVRS, from the coding sequence GTGGCCAAGCTCGGCGGTTCGGTCATCACCGACAAGTCGAAGCCTTTCTCGTATCGGCCTGACGTGGTCTCCGCCCTCTCCGAAGAGATAGCCTCTTCCGACCAGAAGGTAGTCGTGGTCCACGGCGGCGGTTCCTTCGGTCACTCTGTCGCCAGGCAGCACGGGCTCAGCTCCGAGGTCGGGGAGGCCCCGGCGGTCGGAGTCGCGCAGACCAGGGGAGCAATGTATGAGCTCAACAGGCTGGTCTGCAAAACTATGATGGAGTACAAGCTCAGCCCCTATCCCTTCTCCCCCTTCGATGCGGTTAGCCGGGGAGGGGCAACCGCGGTGGCATCTTGGCTCCGTGGGCTCCTGAAGGAGGGGCTTACCCCGGTCACCTTCGGCGACGTGAGCCTCGCCCCGTCAGGGTTCAAGGTCATATCTGGAGACTTCATCGTGCAGGAGTTAGCCAAGATACTCGAGCCCGAAAGGAGCGTCTTCGCACTCGACGTCGACGGAGTCTACGAAGGGAACACCAGGGTCATCATACCTGAGCTCACCCCGTCGAAGATAAGACGGATGAAGGTCTCCGAAGGGGACGACACGACCGGGGGGATAAAGGCCAAACTCGACGCCGCGGCCAAAATCGCGGCGGGAGGGTCGAGGGTCTGCTTCGTCTCCGGGTACAGGCGGAACGAGTTCTCGAAGGCCCTCAAGGGGCTCGACTTTTACGGGACCGTAGTCCGCTCCTAG
- a CDS encoding 50S ribosomal protein L13 gives MSGEETVYVDAANQIAGRLSSKVAKLLLSGKRVVVVNSEKALVSGSRTSVINQWKERLELASKVNPIYGPIHPRRPDNILRRMVRGMVPRKKPKGAVAMKRLRVYIGVPEGVDGSKLMKFDDAAATRPIPVYVTMADLSKSLGWNE, from the coding sequence TTGTCAGGTGAAGAGACGGTCTACGTGGACGCGGCCAATCAGATCGCAGGAAGGCTCTCCTCCAAGGTCGCGAAGCTACTCCTCTCTGGTAAGAGGGTCGTGGTAGTGAACTCCGAGAAAGCGCTCGTTTCAGGGTCCAGGACCTCCGTCATCAACCAATGGAAAGAGCGGCTGGAGCTCGCCAGCAAGGTGAACCCCATTTATGGTCCCATCCACCCGAGGAGGCCAGACAACATCCTCCGACGGATGGTCCGGGGGATGGTCCCGAGGAAGAAGCCAAAGGGCGCGGTCGCGATGAAGAGGCTCAGGGTCTACATAGGGGTCCCGGAGGGGGTCGACGGGTCGAAGTTGATGAAGTTCGATGACGCGGCGGCCACCCGGCCGATCCCAGTCTATGTGACCATGGCCGACCTCTCCAAGAGCCTGGGGTGGAACGAGTAG
- a CDS encoding 30S ribosomal protein S9 has translation MPAQTQKLQTKKPPKLYSGSRKTARATAAIFPGAGKIRVNGTPVELWEPEPARLHLLAPVQVVGDLREKYDLDVSVSGGGFMGQADAAAMAIARAYVDQVRGSEIRDRLNAYNKYLLSGDPRQAEPKKFGGPGARRKRQKSYR, from the coding sequence ATGCCGGCGCAGACGCAGAAACTGCAGACCAAGAAGCCTCCGAAGCTGTACTCGGGGTCGAGGAAGACCGCGAGGGCGACGGCCGCCATCTTCCCGGGCGCGGGTAAGATACGGGTCAACGGCACTCCGGTGGAGCTCTGGGAGCCCGAACCGGCCAGGCTGCACCTCCTCGCACCGGTCCAAGTGGTCGGAGACCTCAGAGAGAAGTACGACCTGGACGTGAGCGTTTCAGGAGGAGGGTTCATGGGGCAGGCGGACGCCGCTGCCATGGCGATAGCCAGGGCCTACGTGGACCAGGTCAGGGGGAGCGAAATCAGAGATAGGCTCAATGCATACAATAAATACCTGCTCTCGGGCGACCCGAGACAAGCTGAGCCAAAGAAGTTCGGAGGACCCGGCGCGAGGAGAAAGCGCCAGAAGTCGTACAGGTAG
- the mvk gene encoding mevalonate kinase, which translates to MKAIAEAPSKAIVVGEHFVVHGAWALAAALPRKVRVEVSPSGSYRADSDRFPADSAGLRPLKHVVDAMAKEFSVSPAVNVSVSSSIPQGAGLGSSASTMVAAAAAVSRLYSLGLGTDELVRFAMIGEQGIHGRPSGVDPTVCASGGVLLFKPGEEPRKVEIRGERRLIVSFSGVSRRTKTQIRKVSLMRERFPGFFGMLAASVGGLSLEAAELLKRGDVKGVGSILTIDHAALRAVGVSSTELDAMVELFASEGAYGAKLTGGGGGGSVIALAPEAKEKSIVSGLTARGFETFIAKVPVEGVKSWLER; encoded by the coding sequence TTGAAAGCCATCGCCGAGGCGCCGTCGAAGGCAATCGTGGTCGGGGAGCACTTTGTCGTCCACGGAGCCTGGGCGCTCGCCGCTGCCCTCCCCCGAAAGGTGAGGGTGGAGGTCTCGCCCTCCGGTAGCTATCGTGCCGACTCGGACCGCTTCCCGGCGGACTCGGCGGGGCTCCGCCCCCTGAAACACGTCGTGGACGCTATGGCCAAGGAGTTCTCGGTGAGCCCCGCGGTGAATGTCTCAGTCTCTTCTTCGATACCCCAGGGGGCTGGGCTCGGCTCCTCCGCCTCCACAATGGTGGCGGCAGCAGCCGCAGTCTCGAGGCTGTACTCCCTCGGCCTTGGGACCGACGAGCTCGTCAGGTTCGCGATGATAGGCGAGCAGGGGATACACGGTAGGCCGTCCGGGGTCGACCCAACGGTCTGCGCCTCCGGAGGGGTCCTGCTCTTCAAGCCTGGGGAGGAGCCCAGGAAGGTCGAGATTAGAGGCGAGAGGAGGCTGATAGTGTCGTTCTCCGGAGTCAGCAGGAGGACCAAGACTCAGATAAGGAAGGTCTCGCTCATGAGAGAGCGCTTCCCCGGCTTCTTCGGGATGCTGGCAGCCTCAGTGGGGGGCCTCAGCCTGGAGGCGGCGGAGCTCCTCAAGCGGGGAGACGTGAAAGGAGTGGGGTCCATCCTCACCATCGACCATGCCGCCCTCCGTGCGGTAGGGGTCTCCAGCACAGAACTGGACGCCATGGTCGAGCTGTTCGCTTCGGAGGGCGCCTACGGCGCGAAACTGACGGGGGGCGGGGGAGGCGGGAGCGTCATAGCGCTGGCGCCGGAAGCAAAGGAAAAAAGCATAGTTTCGGGGCTGACGGCGCGAGGGTTCGAGACGTTCATAGCAAAGGTGCCGGTCGAGGGAGTGAAAAGCTGGCTAGAGCGGTAG
- the amrB gene encoding AmmeMemoRadiSam system protein B translates to MSVRKPAVADQFYPSDPHELADLIDGCYLHRLGPGKLPPAPATSKTVAVVSPHAGYVYSGPVAAHSYYHASSLRDPDLIVVVAPNHYGIGSGVSTFKEGAWETPLGRMRVDPEAAEELSDLAGIVSFDPQAHRLEHSLEVQLPFLQRIYGDSVPLLPISLLFQDQDTAGVVSAAVAKILEHRKGILVASSDLTHYEPAVSAREKDTALLRQVVRMDVDGFYSTLERLRVTACGYGAIATVMMAARSLGLGRAELLKYASSGDTSGDNLQVVGYGALRFVST, encoded by the coding sequence TTGTCAGTAAGGAAGCCCGCGGTAGCCGATCAGTTCTACCCGTCAGACCCTCACGAGCTGGCGGACCTGATAGACGGATGCTATCTCCATCGGCTCGGGCCGGGGAAACTCCCGCCTGCTCCTGCAACCTCGAAGACCGTGGCGGTGGTGTCCCCTCACGCCGGGTACGTCTACTCTGGCCCCGTGGCGGCCCATTCGTACTACCACGCCTCTTCGCTGCGCGACCCCGACCTCATCGTCGTCGTGGCTCCCAACCACTATGGCATCGGGAGCGGGGTGTCGACCTTCAAGGAAGGGGCCTGGGAGACCCCGCTTGGGCGCATGCGGGTAGACCCGGAGGCCGCCGAAGAGCTCTCCGACCTGGCTGGCATAGTATCCTTCGACCCCCAGGCCCACAGGCTGGAGCATTCCCTGGAGGTGCAGCTCCCGTTCCTCCAGAGGATTTATGGAGACTCTGTCCCGCTGCTGCCTATATCCCTCCTCTTCCAGGACCAAGACACTGCAGGGGTCGTCTCAGCAGCCGTAGCCAAGATCCTGGAACACAGGAAAGGGATACTTGTCGCCTCATCAGACCTCACCCACTACGAGCCAGCTGTCAGCGCGCGCGAGAAGGACACGGCGCTCCTCCGGCAGGTGGTCAGGATGGACGTAGACGGCTTCTACTCCACCCTCGAGAGGCTGAGAGTCACCGCCTGCGGCTACGGCGCCATCGCCACCGTGATGATGGCCGCCAGGTCCCTGGGGCTCGGAAGGGCGGAGCTCCTGAAGTATGCTTCGAGCGGCGACACCTCCGGAGATAACCTTCAAGTCGTGGGCTACGGCGCCCTACGATTCGTCAGCACTTGA
- the gltX gene encoding glutamate--tRNA ligase, translating into MVAEELGKDALDAIEEAALSNAARHGGKAEVGAIVGRVLGEIPELRSRAGAVSKEAAAAARRVNALTLEAQEKLLAEKFPGAQAHHEERGRVGLPPLPNAVKGKAAFRLAPEPSGYMTIGHAMAWTINYLYKEMYDGELWLRFEDTNPRKVLPKYYDSFRRGTEWLGVRWDHEKSISDDMEVIYESGRKLIELGRAYACSCDEAKVKRLRFEGTPCEHRGSSIDVNMKVWEELLANKHKEGAYVIRFKGDMQSPNYSLRDTNLFRVISQPHPLTGTKYSLWPTYDLANAVEDEICRITHVLRSSEFRDELQQLIRDALKFRRIEVIQFSRFNFKGTPVSKRLLRPLVEKNVVSGWDDPRMPTVDGLRRRGVVPQAIHDFTLQVGYTKTEHEYDWSMLLSINRKLLDPVSRRVFFVPDPVGLVVEGAPRKEVMIPFHPQKDLGARKVSTAGRFYIPSADAKNLKEGAVFRLMDLYNVELLSMGASLEARYAGDGVLPESKKLQWVADDHVDATVSIPGELFLDGDVYNKDSLREVTGYVENAASSLELGDIVQFPRFGFCRLDSSGKFILSG; encoded by the coding sequence ATGGTAGCCGAAGAGCTGGGAAAGGACGCGCTGGACGCGATAGAGGAGGCGGCCCTTTCGAACGCGGCCAGACATGGAGGGAAGGCAGAGGTGGGGGCCATTGTCGGAAGGGTGCTGGGGGAGATACCAGAGCTCAGGTCTAGGGCGGGAGCCGTCTCGAAGGAGGCGGCCGCGGCGGCCAGGAGGGTGAACGCCCTCACGCTTGAAGCGCAGGAGAAGCTCCTGGCAGAGAAGTTTCCCGGGGCGCAGGCGCACCATGAAGAGAGGGGGAGGGTGGGCCTTCCGCCTCTCCCCAACGCCGTCAAGGGAAAGGCCGCATTCCGCCTTGCACCCGAGCCGTCTGGGTACATGACCATAGGGCACGCCATGGCTTGGACAATCAACTACCTCTACAAAGAGATGTACGACGGTGAGCTCTGGCTCCGCTTCGAGGACACGAACCCCCGGAAAGTCCTCCCGAAGTACTACGACAGCTTCAGGAGAGGGACCGAGTGGCTGGGAGTCAGGTGGGACCACGAAAAGAGCATCTCGGACGACATGGAGGTCATATACGAGAGCGGGAGGAAGCTGATCGAGCTCGGGAGAGCATACGCCTGTTCCTGCGACGAGGCGAAGGTCAAACGCCTCAGGTTCGAGGGGACCCCCTGCGAGCACAGAGGAAGCTCCATCGATGTGAACATGAAGGTCTGGGAGGAACTCCTCGCGAACAAGCACAAGGAGGGGGCCTATGTGATCAGGTTCAAAGGAGACATGCAGAGCCCCAACTACTCGCTCCGGGACACGAACCTCTTCAGGGTAATCTCCCAGCCTCATCCACTTACAGGGACCAAGTATTCGCTCTGGCCCACCTATGACCTGGCCAACGCCGTTGAGGACGAGATCTGTCGCATAACTCACGTTCTTAGGAGCTCGGAGTTCCGCGACGAGCTTCAGCAGCTGATCCGCGACGCCCTGAAATTCAGGCGGATCGAGGTCATCCAGTTCTCGCGTTTCAACTTCAAGGGGACCCCCGTCTCGAAGAGGCTCCTCAGGCCCCTGGTCGAGAAGAATGTTGTCTCCGGGTGGGACGATCCGAGGATGCCGACGGTGGACGGCCTGAGGAGGCGGGGGGTCGTCCCGCAGGCGATACACGACTTCACCCTCCAGGTGGGGTACACAAAGACCGAGCACGAGTACGACTGGAGCATGCTCCTGTCCATCAACAGGAAACTCCTGGACCCCGTCTCCAGGAGGGTCTTCTTCGTCCCGGACCCTGTGGGGTTGGTCGTGGAAGGGGCTCCGCGGAAGGAGGTGATGATTCCGTTCCATCCACAGAAGGACCTGGGGGCGAGGAAGGTCTCAACGGCAGGCCGATTCTACATCCCTTCTGCTGACGCGAAGAACCTCAAGGAAGGCGCTGTCTTTAGGCTCATGGACCTCTACAACGTCGAGCTCTTGTCCATGGGCGCCTCCCTTGAGGCGAGGTATGCCGGGGATGGGGTGCTTCCCGAGTCAAAGAAGCTGCAGTGGGTCGCCGACGACCACGTTGACGCGACCGTCTCCATTCCCGGGGAACTTTTCCTGGACGGTGACGTCTACAACAAGGACAGCCTCAGGGAGGTGACCGGATATGTCGAGAATGCTGCCTCGTCCCTCGAGCTGGGCGACATAGTCCAGTTCCCAAGGTTCGGCTTCTGCAGGCTCGACTCGTCCGGGAAGTTCATCCTCTCCGGCTAG
- a CDS encoding DNA-directed RNA polymerase subunit D, whose product MKVLEDSGSSVALQLEGIDRSYANAIRRFCIAEVPSMAIDDVVILENSSVLYDEILAHRLGMVPIRTDLERYNLPEECDCGNPLGCHKCRVLFVLDAKGKDKVMTVTSGDLVSEDRDVRPVSESIPLIKLAAGQSVKLEAYARLGRGKEHAKWQPCTVATLTDGKKEGTFVLAVESAGGLPAKQIVLKAIELLEKKLKEIQVAVGGPD is encoded by the coding sequence GTGAAGGTGCTCGAAGACAGCGGGAGCTCGGTCGCCCTCCAGCTCGAGGGAATCGACAGGTCTTACGCCAACGCAATTCGTAGATTCTGCATCGCCGAGGTCCCATCCATGGCGATTGACGACGTAGTGATTCTGGAAAACTCCTCTGTCCTCTACGACGAGATACTCGCTCACAGGCTTGGCATGGTGCCCATCAGGACTGACCTAGAAAGGTACAACCTCCCGGAGGAGTGCGACTGCGGTAACCCCCTCGGGTGTCACAAGTGCAGGGTACTCTTCGTCCTGGACGCGAAGGGGAAAGACAAAGTCATGACGGTGACATCAGGGGACTTGGTCTCTGAAGACCGCGACGTCAGGCCAGTGAGTGAGTCTATCCCTCTGATAAAGCTCGCAGCAGGGCAGTCGGTCAAACTCGAAGCTTACGCCAGGCTGGGAAGGGGGAAGGAGCACGCGAAGTGGCAGCCGTGCACGGTCGCGACGCTCACAGACGGGAAGAAGGAAGGCACCTTCGTCCTCGCGGTGGAGTCGGCCGGAGGGCTCCCGGCAAAGCAGATCGTGCTGAAGGCGATCGAACTCCTCGAAAAGAAGCTGAAGGAGATACAGGTCGCGGTAGGTGGGCCCGATTGA